From the genome of Cytobacillus luteolus, one region includes:
- a CDS encoding asparaginase, whose protein sequence is MKKILILHTGGTIAMKEDKATGAVAPDKENPLHSTTSELSKIATIYVEEVFQLPSPHITPIEMLILKDIIDKKVQEDNIDGVVITHGTDTLEETAYFLDLTAQSTIPIVVTGAMRSSNELGSDGPYNLISSVRVAASDAAIGKGVLVVLNDEIHTAKNVTKTHTSNIATFQSPQYGPLGIVTKRGVSFHHTPLLRESYDIQTINKNVLLLKAYAGMDDLIFKAMETVSFDGLVIEALGQGNLPPKMVNGIESLIKRGIPVVLVSRCFNGFVSDTYGYKGGGKQLKEMGAILSNGLNGQKARIKLLITLETTNDSTRLQELFLR, encoded by the coding sequence ATGAAAAAAATATTAATACTACATACAGGTGGAACCATTGCAATGAAGGAAGACAAAGCAACAGGAGCAGTCGCACCTGATAAAGAAAACCCTCTCCATTCTACTACTTCAGAGCTTTCAAAAATAGCTACTATTTATGTAGAAGAGGTTTTTCAGCTACCTTCTCCGCACATCACCCCTATAGAAATGTTAATTCTAAAGGATATTATTGATAAAAAAGTGCAGGAAGACAATATAGATGGTGTCGTTATTACGCACGGTACAGACACACTCGAGGAAACAGCTTACTTTTTAGATTTAACAGCTCAATCTACTATCCCAATTGTCGTTACGGGTGCTATGAGGTCGAGTAATGAACTAGGATCAGATGGACCTTATAATCTAATTTCTTCTGTTCGGGTCGCTGCAAGTGATGCGGCAATAGGTAAAGGTGTTCTTGTTGTTCTAAATGATGAAATCCATACTGCAAAAAATGTCACTAAAACCCATACAAGTAATATTGCAACCTTTCAAAGTCCTCAATATGGACCACTAGGAATCGTCACAAAACGTGGAGTTTCATTTCATCACACTCCATTACTAAGAGAAAGCTATGACATTCAAACAATCAATAAGAATGTATTACTCTTAAAAGCTTATGCAGGAATGGATGACCTAATTTTTAAAGCGATGGAAACCGTTAGCTTTGATGGATTGGTAATTGAGGCTTTAGGACAAGGTAATTTACCACCGAAAATGGTAAATGGCATAGAATCACTAATTAAAAGAGGAATCCCCGTTGTGCTTGTTTCCCGTTGTTTTAATGGCTTTGTTTCTGACACCTATGGATATAAAGGTGGAGGGAAGCAATTAAAGGAAATGGGCGCTATTTTATCGAATGGACTTAATGGACAAAAAGCTAGAATTAAACTACTTATCACACTTGAAACAACAAATGACTCTACCCGACTTCAAGAACTATTCTTAAGGTAA
- the prsW gene encoding glutamic-type intramembrane protease PrsW encodes MLGVISAGIAPGLALLSYFYLKDKYDSEPISMVFRLFIFGAVLVFPIMFIQYVIQVENVFQSEFLRAFISISLLEEFFKWFVLFYTVYKHADFDEHYDGIVYGSSISLGFATIENILYLVANGVEFAIGRALLPVSSHALFGVIMGYYLGKAKLSQGKAEKKWIGIAFLLPFILHGFYDYIILSTQMWIYFMLPFMIFLWWFGLRKVKLAKQ; translated from the coding sequence ATGTTGGGGGTCATTTCAGCCGGTATTGCACCTGGTTTAGCCCTGTTAAGTTATTTCTACCTTAAAGATAAATATGATTCTGAGCCTATTTCTATGGTTTTTAGGCTATTCATATTTGGTGCTGTGCTTGTTTTTCCAATAATGTTTATTCAGTATGTTATACAAGTAGAAAATGTGTTTCAATCAGAATTTCTCAGAGCATTTATATCAATTAGTTTATTAGAGGAATTTTTCAAGTGGTTCGTTCTTTTTTATACGGTTTATAAGCATGCTGACTTCGATGAACACTACGATGGTATTGTATACGGATCATCTATCTCCTTAGGGTTTGCAACTATTGAAAACATATTATATCTAGTGGCAAACGGCGTGGAATTTGCAATCGGCAGAGCACTATTACCTGTGTCTAGCCATGCCTTGTTCGGTGTTATTATGGGTTATTATTTAGGTAAAGCAAAGCTTTCTCAGGGGAAGGCTGAAAAGAAATGGATAGGTATTGCATTTTTACTTCCTTTTATCTTACATGGGTTTTATGATTATATTATTTTATCAACACAAATGTGGATTTACTTTATGCTTCCATTCATGATTTTTCTATGGTGGTTTGGTTTAAGAAAAGTAAAGTTAGCAAAACAATAA